One window of the Eucalyptus grandis isolate ANBG69807.140 chromosome 8, ASM1654582v1, whole genome shotgun sequence genome contains the following:
- the LOC104424461 gene encoding uncharacterized protein LOC104424461, producing the protein RRIPHKPSQTSKDDDRALAFEARSGSRQSLHELLLLPSAGFLLPNSRKPAPPPRLHVRSGRPRALTGTFSKSSPEEAELSSAPEEDEWLKRLPDKTKPLYSHSLPCIEAWLRNLGFFQSREDRAVWLIELPEWHAQLSLDVTDLYIRYLKSGPGNLEKDVERRFSYALSREDIENAILGGP; encoded by the exons CGGCGGATCCCGCACAAGCCCAGCCAAACCTCCAAAGACGATGATCGCGCTCTCGCCTTCGAAGCTCGCTCCGGCTCCCGCCAATCCCTCcacgagctcctcctcctcccttccgCCGGCTTCCTTCTTCCCAATTCGCGCAAAcccgccccgccgccgcgcCTGCACGTCCGCTCCGGGAGGCCCCGCGCCCTGACGGGGACCTTCTCGAAGTCGTCGCCGGAGGAGGCGGAGCTCTCCTCCGCCCCGGAGGAGGACGAGTGGCTGAAGCGCCTCCCGGACAAGACCAAGCCGCTCTACTCCCACAGCTTGCCCTGCATCGAGGCCTGGCTGAGGAACCTGGGGTTCTTCCAGAGCAGAGAGGACCGCGCCGTCTGGTTGATTGAGCTCCCCGAGTGGCACGCGCAGCTCTCTCTCGATGTCACCGATCTTTATATAAG ATACCTGAAAAGTGGACCTGGAAACCTCGAGAAAGATGTGGAGAGAAGATTCAGCTATGCGTTGAGTAGAGAAGATATTGAGAATGCTATTCTTGGTGGACCTTAA
- the LOC104424462 gene encoding hydroxyproline O-galactosyltransferase HPGT1, with product MMHSKGSSHRLSGMVSRSRISGLMLSMFATFASLYVAGRLWQDSQSRVDLIKELDRITGQGQSAISVDDTLKIINCREQHKKLAALDMELAAAKKEGFISKNSVDDSKKRPLLVVGIFTRFGRKNNRDAIRKAWMGSGTALKTLEDEKGVIVRFVIGRSANKGDSLDGAIDSENRQTNDFIILDDHVEAPEETPKKAKLFFAHAAETWDAEFYAKVKDDVYVNIDALLTALTAHLDKPRVYMGCMKSGEVFSEQGHQWYEPDWWKFGDKKSYFRHASGELFVISRALAKFVSINRSILRAYAHDDVSVGSWFIGLDVMHIDEAKFCCSSWSAGAICAGA from the exons ATGATGCATAGCAAGGGATCGAGCCATCGGCTGTCGGGGATGGTGTCTCGGTCGCGGATTTCGGGCCTGATGCTGTCGATGTTCGCCACGTTCGCTTCCTTATACGTCGCCGGCCG GCTATGGCAGGACTCGCAGAGCAGGGTTGACTTGATCAAGGAGCTTGATAGGATAACTGGACAG GGGCAATCTGCTATATCAGTGGATGACACATTGAAGATTATCAACTGCAG GGAGCAACACAAGAAACTAGCAGCCCTAGATATGGAGTTGGCTGCAGCTAAAAAAGAGGGTTTCATCTCTAAGAACTCGGTGGATGATTCTAAGAAAAGACCCTTGCTTGTGGTAGGAATTTTTACAAGATTTGGCCGCAAGAACAACAGAGATGCAATTCGGAAGGCATGGATGGGAAGTG GTACTGCCCTAAAAACATTGGAGGATGAGAAAGGCGTCATTGTTCGTTTTGTTATTGGAAGAAG TGCAAATAAGGGAGACAGCTTGGATGGGGCAATCGACAGTGAAAACAGGCAGACTAATGACTTCATCATTCTT GATGATCATGTTGAGGCACCTGAGGAGACTCCAAAGAAGGCAAAATTGTTCTTTGCTCATGCTGCTGAAACATGGGACGCTGAGTTCTATGCTAAAGTGAAGGATGATGTCTATGTAAATATTG ATGCCTTGTTGACTGCACTTACGGCTCACTTGGACAAGCCTCGTGTTTATATGGGGTGCATGAAGTCAGGCGAAGTATTCTCTGAGCA GGGTCATCAATGGTATGAACCAGACTGGTGGAAATTTGGTGATAAAAAATC ATACTTTCGCCATGCTTCAGGGGAGTTGTTTGTCATATCACGAGCTTTGGCAAAATTTGTATCGATAAATAG ATCCATTCTTCGTGCATATGCACATGATGATGTGAGCGTTGGGTCCTGGTTTATTGGGCTTGATGTCATGCATATAGATGAAGCAAAGTTTTGCTGCTCATCTTGGTCagcag GAGCAATCTGTGCAGGTGCTTGA
- the LOC104424464 gene encoding probable inactive receptor kinase At4g23740 — translation MEGKHLVFLTILLLESICSNVSAIPNEDKQALLDFLGNVSLSRPLNWNKDSSVCRSWTGVKCNNDQSRVVALQLPGVGIKGRIPPNTLSRLSALQMLSLRLNSISGSLPSDFSKLKNLTGLHLQSNNFSGPLPSDWSVWPNLTFVNLSNNKFSGSIPPSISSLTYLAALDLANNSLSGEIPDLNLPKLQMLDLSNNDLAGRVPRSLQRFPSQTFVGNSVSFEVEALPPTLPAKPPSAGPPKKASKLSKTARLGIITGGCVLGAMAIALFMIMFCSSGGIKRRVLLKSQKQAASQNKREVAESQEKDNKIVFFEGCNYAFDLEDLLRASAEVLGKGLFGASYKAALEDATTMVVKRLKEVGAGRKEFEQQMEMVGRIRHENVAQLRAYFCSKDEKLLVYDFFREGSVSALLHGTGRERRGPLDWETRLKIAIGTARGIAHVHAQNGGKLAHGNIKSSNIFLNSEGFGCVSDVALAPLMNQIPLPLMRISGYRAPEITDSRKPTQASDVYGFGVLLLELLTGKSPMHATSGDEMVHLVRWVSSVVREEWTAEVFDMVLLRFPNIEEEMVEMLQIGMACVARMPEQRPRMPDVLRKVEEIRRAHVPTAQPSPDIKSPASTSTPSPTRPGAETAPAPSARQP, via the exons ATGGAAGGGAAGCACCTCGTTTTTCTGACAATTCTCTTGTTGGAATCGATTTGCTCGAATGTCTCGGCGATACCCAACGAGGATAAGCAAGCATTACTGGATTTTCTTGGCAATGTTTCCCTCTCGCGCCCTCTCAATTGGAACAAGGATTCTTCTGTGTGCCGGTCCTGGACAGGGGTCAAGTGTAATAACGACCAATCGAGGGTTGTCGCCCTCCAGTTGCCTGGAGTGGGGATCAAAGGTCGAATACCGCCGAACACACTGAGTCGCTTATCGGCACTTCAAATGCTGAGCCTCAGATTGAATAGTATATCGGGTTCATTGCCGTCTGATTTCTCCAAGCTCAAGAACCTGACTGGCCTTCATCTCCAGAGCAACAACTTCTCGGGTCCATTGCCTTCGGATTGGTCCGTTTGGCCGAACCTCACCTTCGTTAACTTGTCCAACAACAAATTCAGTGGGAGCATACCCCCTTCAATTTCCAGTTTGACCTACCTAGCTGCTTTGGATCTGGCGAACAACTCGCTTTCCGGCGAAATTCCTGATCTAAATCTCCCCAAATTGCAGATGCTGGATTTGTCCAACAATGATCTTGCAGGACGCGTGCCTCGTTCGCTTCAAAGGTTCCCTAGTCAGACATTTGTAGGGAACAGTGTTTCCTTCGAGGTTGAGGCATTACCTCCGACACTTCCAGCTAAACCTCCTAGCGCCGGACCACCCAAAAAGGCCAGCAAACTCAGCAAAACGGCACGTTTAGGAATCATCACCGGTGGTTGTGTACTAGGAGCCATGGCAATCGCTCTGTTCATGATCATGTTCTGTTCGAGCGGAGGAATCAAAAGGAGGGTACTGCTGAAGTCGCAGAAGCAAGCAGCGTCTCAAAACAAGAGAGAGGTCGCCGAGAGCCAAGAGAAAGACAACAAGATCGTGTTCTTCGAGGGCTGTAACTACGCATTCGACCTGGAGGACTTGTTGAGAGCTTCTGCCGAGGTGCTGGGGAAGGGGTTGTTCGGGGCGAGCTACAAGGCGGCCCTGGAGGACGCGACCACGATGGTGGTGAAGAGGCTGAAGGAGGTGGGCGCGGGCAGGAAGGAGTTCGAGCAGCAGATGGAAATGGTGGGGCGCATCAGGCACGAGAACGTCGCCCAGCTCAGGGCCTACTTCTGCTCCAAGGACGAGAAGCTGCTCGTGTACGATTTCTTCCGCGAAGGGAGCGTGTCGGCTCTGCTACACG GCACCGGACGCGAACGCCGGGGTCCTCTGGACTGGGAAACTCGCCTGAAGATCGCCATCGGCACGGCGAGAGGCATCGCTCACGTCCACGCGCAAAACGGCGGGAAGCTCGCCCACGGGAACATAAAGTCCTCCAACATATTCCTGAACTCCGAGGGATTCGGCTGCGTGTCGGACGTCGCGCTGGCGCCGCTGATGAACCAAATCCCGCTGCCGCTGATGCGGATCTCCGGCTACCGCGCCCCTGAGATAACGGACAGCCGGAAGCCGACGCAGGCGTCGGACGTCTACGGCTTCGGGGTCCTGCTGCTGGAGCTCCTGACGGGGAAGTCCCCGATGCACGCCACGAGCGGCGACGAGATGGTGCACCTGGTGCGGTGGGTGAGCTCCGTGGTGAGGGAGGAGTGGACGGCGGAGGTGTTCGACATGGTGCTCCTGCGGTTCCCCAACAtcgaggaggagatggtggagaTGCTGCAGATCGGGATGGCCTGCGTCGCGAGGATGCCGGAGCAGCGGCCCAGGATGCCGGACGTGCTTAGGAAGGTGGAGGAGATCCGCCGCGCGCACGTCCCGACGGCGCAGCCGTCCCCGGATATCAAGTCCCCGGCGTCGACTTCCACCCCGTCCCCGACCCGCCCGGGGGCCGAGACGGCGCCGGCGCCCTCCGCGCGGCAGCCTTAG
- the LOC104424465 gene encoding ubiquitin-conjugating enzyme E2 10 gives MASKRILKELKDLQKDPPTSCSAGPVAEDMFHWQATIMGPPDSPYAGGVFLVTIHFPPDYPFKPPKVAFRTKVFHPNINSNGSICLDILKEQWSPALTISKVLLSICSLLTDPNPDDPLVPEIAHMYKTDRNKYETTARSWTQKYAMG, from the exons ATGGCGTCCAAGAGGATCTTGAAGGAGCTCAAGGATTTGCAGAAGGATCCCCCCACGTCCTGCAGCGCCG GCCCTGTTGCAGAAGACATGTTTCACTGGCAAGCAACCATTATGGGTCCCCCAGATAGCCCCTATGCAGGGGGTGTCTTTCTTGTAACTATACATTTTCCTCCAGATTATCCATTCAAGCCTCCGAAG GTGGCATTCAGAACCAAGGTTTTCCATCCCAATATTAACAGCAACGGGAGCATTTGTCTCGATATTTTGAAGGAACAGTGGAGTCCTGCCTTGACCATTTCCAAG GTGTTGCTTTCGATCTGTTCTCTTTTGACGGATCCGAACCCAGATGATCCTTTGGTGCCGGAGATCGCTCACATGTACAAGACGGACAGGAACAAGTATGAGACAACTGCAAGAAGCTGGACCCAGAAGTATGCCATGGGCTAA